The following coding sequences are from one Paenibacillus stellifer window:
- a CDS encoding alpha-amylase family glycosyl hydrolase, whose product MARQKSRSLISVLLAFALFFGLLFGLSGGASASNTDYTVSYTNTTATAVTLHWTANSWSTVNDTAMTKSGTTFTAKINVPEGASLTYCYHITAPSDSWDNNGGKNWTVIVPTAGKYEAESASLSGGAKVNTDHTGYTGTGFVDGYTVSGAATTFTVQATADGTYNAALRYANASGSAKTLSIYVNGVKAKQTTLASLADWNTWSTQTEALTLVSGANTVAYKYDSTDTGSVNLDYITVTEGVSPSPSASASPTATPTATPTATPTATSTATATATATATPTATATATATATATATATATATPTATATATATATPTATATGLTVHFKKPASWGSSVRIHYWNLSPSTVPTSGAWPGILMNSDGNSWYSYTITGATGSSLIFNDGSGKQTADLSRSVSEGWYYTDNVWYNANPETPKIPVISVSPTPKTYDSAQTVTLTSTNTGDSIYYTTNGSEPTTSSTLYTGPIQVSSSVTIKAFGVNSAGQAGSVSSFAYVIDLNADLTAPTITANLPVSQSDSSVSVSFNLKDNKAATTTAYYTDNGTEPTTSSKVYTSGNALAGLTGPSILVTKTTTLKFLVVDGAGNQTTQSFFYNVGNTGDFREDTIYFVITSRFYDGDPSNNVHAWDDAKAGNPDSDPAWRGDFKGLIEKLDYIKALGFSAIWITPVVENASGYDYHGYHAINFAKVDPRYESAGASYQDLINAAHAKGLKIIQDIVVNHTGNFGEENLYPLFKKDPTKPDTVNNMLKITDKLPANYDTMTPDQQYQARIALMKDAATNNNIYHTEKSLSWESYTVQTGQIAGDCVDLNTENPVVDQYLIDTYNQYIDMGVDAFRVDTMKHVSRYIFNKYFIPAWKTRGGSDFYIFGEVATRYRDVWNSGIPAISTPFYTWKESKAYPGDGKNDYESNKLSVEQNWADNSTTANQPTSNNAFLNGNTYHAPDYSMRSGLDVIDFPMHWAFKSAQEAFSMRYGDQYYNDATWNVTYVDSHDYAPDGAPENQRFAGTQDTWAENLDLMFTFRGIPAIFYGSEIEFQKGKVIDPGPNAPLSTTGRAYFGDHIEGSVTVQDYGKYTNATGTVAESLNYPLAQHIRQLNLIRRAVPALQKGQYSTENVSGNLAFKRRYTDTAKGIDSFALVTISGDATFTGIPNGTYVDAVTGDRKTVTNGTITLNCSGKGNARVYVLNGSGGIGVTGTYLK is encoded by the coding sequence TTGGCAAGACAAAAATCAAGGTCTTTAATTTCTGTTCTGCTTGCATTTGCGCTCTTCTTCGGGTTGTTATTCGGCTTATCCGGCGGAGCCTCGGCCAGCAACACCGATTATACCGTTTCGTATACCAACACGACGGCAACGGCCGTAACGCTGCACTGGACTGCGAATAGCTGGTCGACCGTCAACGATACGGCGATGACGAAGAGCGGCACCACTTTTACAGCCAAGATCAATGTCCCGGAAGGCGCCTCTCTAACCTACTGCTATCACATTACAGCCCCTAGCGACAGCTGGGATAACAATGGCGGGAAGAACTGGACGGTCATTGTCCCCACAGCCGGCAAGTACGAGGCCGAGAGCGCATCGCTGTCAGGCGGCGCCAAAGTCAATACCGATCACACCGGCTATACGGGGACCGGCTTCGTTGATGGATACACTGTGTCCGGCGCAGCCACGACTTTCACCGTTCAGGCCACCGCAGACGGCACATATAACGCAGCTTTAAGGTATGCCAACGCTTCCGGAAGCGCGAAGACGCTGTCGATCTATGTCAATGGAGTAAAAGCCAAGCAGACCACTCTGGCGAGCCTCGCCGATTGGAACACCTGGAGCACTCAGACGGAAGCGCTTACTCTTGTGTCGGGCGCCAATACGGTTGCGTATAAATACGATTCAACCGACACCGGCAGCGTCAATCTCGATTACATTACCGTCACTGAGGGCGTCTCGCCGTCTCCAAGCGCTTCGGCCTCGCCTACAGCAACACCAACAGCTACTCCAACGGCAACACCAACGGCTACATCGACCGCTACCGCTACGGCCACGGCAACAGCCACACCAACTGCTACCGCAACAGCAACCGCTACCGCCACAGCTACGGCAACCGCAACCGCGACAGCCACACCAACGGCTACGGCAACAGCGACAGCTACGGCCACGCCAACCGCAACTGCTACGGGGCTGACGGTCCATTTCAAGAAGCCTGCATCCTGGGGCTCATCCGTCCGGATTCACTACTGGAACCTGAGCCCTTCAACCGTGCCAACAAGCGGAGCCTGGCCGGGAATCCTCATGAATTCGGACGGCAACAGCTGGTACAGCTATACGATTACGGGTGCGACAGGCTCCAGCCTGATCTTCAATGACGGCAGCGGCAAGCAGACCGCCGATCTGTCCCGCAGCGTATCAGAAGGCTGGTACTATACGGACAATGTCTGGTATAACGCCAACCCGGAAACGCCGAAGATCCCGGTCATCTCCGTCTCGCCGACGCCTAAGACCTATGATTCCGCCCAGACGGTGACGCTGACCAGCACCAATACGGGCGATAGCATCTACTATACGACCAACGGGTCTGAGCCGACAACGTCATCGACTCTGTATACGGGACCGATTCAGGTGTCCTCTTCCGTGACGATCAAAGCCTTTGGCGTGAACTCGGCCGGGCAGGCGGGAAGCGTCTCGTCCTTCGCTTATGTGATTGACTTGAACGCCGATCTGACGGCGCCGACCATTACCGCGAACCTGCCGGTCAGCCAATCGGATTCGTCGGTCAGCGTCTCTTTTAACCTAAAGGACAACAAGGCGGCCACAACGACAGCTTACTATACGGATAACGGCACGGAGCCGACCACCAGCTCCAAGGTCTATACTTCGGGCAATGCCTTGGCCGGTCTGACCGGACCATCCATCCTCGTCACCAAAACGACGACCCTCAAGTTCCTTGTGGTGGACGGGGCCGGCAATCAGACGACGCAGAGCTTCTTCTATAACGTCGGGAATACGGGTGATTTCCGCGAAGACACGATTTACTTCGTCATCACCTCCCGCTTCTACGATGGAGATCCGAGCAATAACGTGCATGCCTGGGATGACGCCAAGGCTGGGAATCCGGATTCCGATCCGGCCTGGAGAGGCGACTTCAAGGGGCTGATCGAGAAGCTCGATTATATCAAGGCGCTCGGCTTCAGCGCGATCTGGATTACTCCGGTTGTAGAGAACGCCAGCGGATATGATTATCACGGCTATCATGCGATCAATTTTGCCAAGGTGGACCCAAGGTACGAATCGGCCGGGGCTTCCTATCAGGACCTCATCAATGCGGCGCACGCCAAGGGTCTCAAGATCATTCAGGATATCGTCGTCAACCATACGGGCAACTTCGGGGAAGAGAATCTGTATCCGCTGTTCAAAAAAGATCCGACCAAGCCGGACACCGTTAACAACATGCTCAAAATTACGGATAAACTGCCGGCGAACTATGATACGATGACGCCCGACCAGCAGTATCAGGCCCGGATCGCGCTGATGAAAGACGCGGCCACCAACAATAACATTTACCACACCGAGAAGAGCCTCTCCTGGGAATCGTACACGGTGCAGACCGGCCAGATCGCGGGCGACTGCGTGGACCTGAACACCGAGAATCCAGTGGTTGATCAATATTTGATCGATACGTACAACCAGTACATCGACATGGGCGTCGACGCCTTCCGGGTCGATACCATGAAGCATGTGAGCCGGTATATTTTCAACAAATACTTCATTCCGGCCTGGAAGACGAGAGGCGGCTCGGACTTCTACATTTTCGGCGAAGTGGCAACCCGCTACAGAGACGTGTGGAACAGCGGCATTCCGGCCATCTCCACGCCGTTCTATACCTGGAAGGAATCGAAGGCCTATCCGGGCGACGGCAAAAATGACTACGAGTCCAACAAGCTGTCGGTTGAACAGAACTGGGCGGACAATTCGACTACGGCCAATCAGCCGACCTCGAACAATGCATTCCTGAACGGCAATACGTATCATGCACCAGACTATTCGATGCGTTCGGGCCTCGATGTCATCGACTTCCCGATGCACTGGGCGTTCAAGAGCGCGCAGGAAGCGTTCAGCATGAGATACGGCGACCAGTATTATAACGACGCCACCTGGAACGTCACATACGTCGACTCGCATGATTACGCGCCGGACGGGGCTCCCGAGAACCAGCGTTTCGCGGGCACGCAGGACACCTGGGCCGAGAATCTCGACCTGATGTTCACCTTCCGGGGCATTCCGGCCATTTTCTACGGGTCCGAAATTGAATTCCAGAAGGGCAAGGTCATCGACCCGGGTCCGAACGCGCCGCTCAGCACAACCGGCCGCGCTTACTTCGGGGATCACATCGAGGGCAGTGTAACGGTACAGGATTACGGCAAATACACGAATGCAACCGGCACGGTCGCAGAATCGCTCAACTATCCGCTGGCACAGCATATCCGGCAGTTGAACCTGATCCGCAGAGCGGTTCCCGCCCTGCAGAAAGGCCAATACTCCACGGAAAATGTATCGGGCAATCTGGCTTTCAAACGCAGATATACCGATACCGCCAAGGGCATTGACAGCTTCGCCCTCGTTACGATCTCGGGCGACGCCACCTTCACGGGCATTCCGAACGGAACCTATGTGGATGCAGTGACCGGCGACCGCAAGACCGTGACGAATGGCACGATCACGCTGAACTGCTCGGGCAAGGGCAACGCCCGGGTCTACGTCCTGAACGGCAGCGGCGGAATCGGCGTGACGGGAACGTATCTGAAATAA
- a CDS encoding RNA polymerase sigma factor, with protein sequence MDPEQEQIKQFAAGSRAAFEALVIRYRQPAVGFARQYVHDYHISEDLVQDCFAYLYVYPGKYDFRSSFKTYLFTLVRHKCLDYLRKKGRRKECGGPAEDVLIRERSDPAEEPEQRFLAGEGWSEWERRLDGLKDDYRTAVYLVDVEGLTPREAAAVQGKSSAGFRVTLHRARRQLKEFMEKEEDDPYGRRTFAQWKSGGKESVNR encoded by the coding sequence ATGGACCCGGAACAAGAACAGATCAAGCAGTTTGCTGCGGGAAGCCGGGCCGCCTTTGAAGCGCTCGTTATCCGTTACCGGCAGCCTGCTGTGGGCTTCGCCCGCCAATACGTACATGATTATCACATTTCGGAGGACCTCGTTCAGGACTGCTTTGCTTACCTGTACGTCTATCCGGGCAAATATGACTTTCGCAGTTCCTTCAAGACGTATCTCTTCACGCTGGTCCGTCATAAATGCCTGGATTACCTGCGGAAGAAAGGACGGAGGAAAGAGTGCGGCGGGCCGGCGGAAGATGTGCTCATCCGCGAACGGAGCGATCCGGCGGAAGAACCCGAACAACGCTTTCTCGCTGGCGAGGGCTGGAGTGAATGGGAGAGACGCCTGGACGGACTTAAGGACGATTACCGGACGGCGGTTTATCTTGTGGATGTGGAAGGCTTGACTCCCCGGGAGGCGGCAGCGGTGCAGGGCAAGTCCTCAGCGGGATTTCGGGTTACGCTGCATCGGGCGCGAAGGCAGTTGAAAGAATTCATGGAGAAGGAGGAGGACGATCCGTATGGCAGGCGAACATTCGCACAATGGAAGAGCGGAGGGAAAGAATCCGTTAACCGGTGA
- a CDS encoding ABC transporter ATP-binding protein: MEVKLKQLSKRYGGKQALEEVTLTWEEGIQGLLGPNGAGKTTLMRLLATLLAPTSGSAEIDGVPLADKGRIRELVGYLPQEFSFYPGMRVAEAMDYLALLSGVKGAAERKRRIDALLEEVNLTAHRKAKVRALSGGMKRRLGIAQAMIHEPKLLIVDEPTAGLDPEERIRFRQLLARFAEGRVVLLSTHVVEDVESSCREVTVLKGGSVPFQGNTQDLAERARGRVWQAEMDKKEWAAAGSRYKVVSAVAAGSSMQVRLLAEERPFPDAVASEPTMEDGYLCLVGKGGGAAL; the protein is encoded by the coding sequence ATGGAAGTGAAATTGAAGCAGTTGAGCAAACGTTACGGTGGCAAACAGGCACTGGAGGAAGTGACGCTGACCTGGGAAGAGGGTATACAGGGTCTGCTCGGTCCGAACGGCGCGGGAAAAACGACGCTGATGCGTCTGCTTGCCACCCTGCTTGCCCCTACGTCCGGAAGCGCTGAGATCGACGGCGTTCCGCTTGCGGACAAAGGGCGTATCCGCGAACTCGTCGGTTATTTGCCTCAGGAGTTCTCGTTCTACCCCGGGATGAGAGTCGCGGAGGCCATGGACTATCTCGCGCTGCTATCCGGCGTGAAGGGAGCGGCGGAACGCAAGCGGCGGATCGATGCGCTGCTGGAGGAGGTCAACTTGACCGCCCACCGCAAGGCGAAGGTCAGAGCGCTGTCGGGGGGGATGAAGCGGCGGCTCGGGATTGCCCAGGCGATGATTCACGAGCCGAAGCTGCTCATCGTCGATGAGCCGACCGCAGGGCTGGACCCGGAGGAACGCATCCGGTTCCGCCAGCTGCTGGCGCGATTCGCGGAAGGGCGGGTCGTCCTCCTGTCTACGCATGTGGTGGAAGACGTGGAGTCATCCTGCCGGGAGGTCACGGTATTGAAGGGCGGTAGCGTACCTTTTCAGGGCAATACCCAGGACCTGGCGGAACGGGCAAGGGGCCGGGTATGGCAGGCGGAGATGGACAAGAAGGAATGGGCGGCGGCGGGCAGCCGCTATAAGGTCGTGTCGGCTGTCGCGGCGGGTTCTTCCATGCAGGTCCGCCTGCTGGCGGAGGAGCGGCCGTTCCCGGACGCTGTAGCATCCGAGCCGACTATGGAAGACGGCTATCTGTGCCTCGTCGGCAAGGGAGGGGGCGCTGCGCTATGA
- a CDS encoding ABC transporter permease, with protein sequence MSFPALVFKEMRMLSRNLVFYMLIAVVMLFYWTNYATSESWGEGRAPVPPKKQAEQTSAVPAPAAEQAGQADAAAKAGSAEAATKLGSSSAGAGEDAEAAAASAGEEAQSPADGEAPPADMEAPPPMPVYGWMEITDPGKIAERYIQYLQQDLRNGWMNQRIVFGMFAHQSKLSDHDKASMRSTIDELEQVKSHPEAYTAEKVKAIAADLDKKLGGWTEYMRDGATFIENIDTYEQAMEHYQVQEAEYSSRLAEGQVYPGMARLFCDYVGLTAGVFPVFLAAFALSRDRSSRMHELIASRRIRAFTYVGARFLAYAVMVSLIYMLLSVFAAWQTATALDGASAFGEALPVFLAYGAGWLLPTIWATTAFGMLVYTVFGSGIAAVPLQFAWFVVSALPLMGDYRAYKLLIRFNTAAQSEAYRHYAGEIVANRMIISVLALAMAAAASFLWERRRSSGRASGRSRRRIGRSAAAAMEGSR encoded by the coding sequence ATGAGCTTTCCGGCGCTTGTCTTCAAGGAAATGCGCATGTTGAGCCGGAATCTGGTCTTCTATATGCTGATCGCTGTGGTGATGCTCTTCTATTGGACCAACTACGCCACCTCGGAGAGCTGGGGCGAGGGCCGGGCGCCTGTCCCGCCTAAGAAGCAGGCGGAACAGACCTCCGCTGTCCCCGCGCCGGCAGCAGAGCAGGCCGGACAGGCGGATGCGGCAGCGAAGGCCGGATCGGCAGAGGCGGCGACAAAGCTTGGATCTTCAAGCGCAGGAGCGGGCGAAGATGCAGAGGCCGCAGCGGCGAGTGCCGGGGAAGAGGCCCAGTCCCCGGCGGACGGGGAGGCGCCCCCAGCCGATATGGAAGCCCCGCCGCCTATGCCTGTCTATGGCTGGATGGAAATAACAGACCCCGGCAAAATCGCCGAGCGCTACATCCAGTACTTGCAGCAGGATTTGCGGAACGGCTGGATGAACCAGCGAATCGTATTCGGGATGTTCGCCCACCAATCGAAGCTGTCGGATCATGACAAGGCGAGTATGCGCAGTACGATTGATGAGCTGGAACAGGTGAAGTCGCATCCTGAGGCGTATACAGCAGAGAAGGTGAAGGCGATCGCTGCCGATCTCGACAAGAAGCTCGGAGGCTGGACCGAATATATGCGGGACGGCGCCACCTTCATAGAAAACATTGACACCTATGAACAGGCGATGGAGCACTACCAGGTCCAGGAGGCTGAATATAGCAGCCGCCTTGCCGAAGGTCAGGTCTACCCCGGCATGGCGAGGCTCTTCTGCGATTATGTAGGCTTGACCGCTGGAGTCTTCCCGGTCTTCCTTGCGGCCTTCGCCTTGAGCCGCGACCGTTCAAGCCGGATGCATGAATTGATTGCCAGCCGCCGGATCAGGGCCTTCACTTATGTTGGGGCGCGCTTTCTGGCCTATGCCGTCATGGTCTCGCTCATCTATATGCTGCTCTCTGTCTTCGCGGCGTGGCAGACCGCGACAGCGCTGGACGGCGCATCGGCTTTTGGCGAAGCGCTTCCCGTCTTTCTGGCCTACGGCGCGGGCTGGCTGCTGCCGACAATCTGGGCGACCACTGCGTTCGGCATGCTGGTCTACACCGTGTTCGGCAGCGGCATTGCGGCCGTCCCGCTGCAGTTCGCCTGGTTTGTAGTGTCGGCCTTACCCCTGATGGGGGACTACCGTGCCTATAAGCTGCTCATCCGCTTCAATACGGCCGCCCAGAGTGAGGCTTACCGGCATTATGCCGGAGAGATTGTGGCGAACCGGATGATCATTAGCGTCCTGGCGCTGGCGATGGCCGCAGCGGCATCCTTCCTCTGGGAGCGGCGCCGAAGCAGCGGGCGCGCCTCGGGCCGCAGCCGCAGGCGTATAGGAAGAAGCGCGGCAGCCGCCATGGAGGGAAGCCGATGA
- a CDS encoding voltage-gated chloride channel family protein — protein sequence MKMWREKWEALAGKWVYAALLGTLVKWTLLGGGVGILAGTASAFFLESLDYVTGVRLDHPWLLFLLPLGGVLVSYLYMKFGGSSGKGNNLILEQINNGNETIPLRMAPLVLFGTLVTHLFGGSAGREGTAVQMGGSLAEWFGRALRVSPADRRILLICGISGGFGSIFGTPLAGTVFGLEVLAIGLISHEALIPAFVASFIGNLVTTEFWGVSHIHYHIGTVPALTAVVVFKVVIASVLFGLASTLFSELTHALKRWYTKLFKNPMLKSAVGGLVVIALVYIVGTRDYLGLGIPLIQQSFTELVTPFAFLGKLVFTSLTLGAGFQGGEVTPLFAIGATLGNALSGFLHLYAPFLAGLGFIAVFCGAANTPIACFLMGIELFGSEAAIYMFIACLISYLFSGHTGIYTSQQIGTSKSAILRIPGGATLGTVRDLIKKNRQK from the coding sequence ATGAAGATGTGGAGAGAGAAATGGGAGGCTTTGGCCGGGAAATGGGTGTACGCGGCGCTGCTTGGCACGCTGGTCAAATGGACGCTGCTGGGCGGGGGAGTGGGCATTCTGGCCGGGACCGCCTCGGCGTTCTTTCTGGAGAGTCTGGATTATGTGACGGGTGTCCGTCTGGACCATCCCTGGCTGCTGTTCCTGCTGCCGCTGGGCGGCGTGCTGGTCAGTTATCTCTATATGAAATTCGGCGGCAGCAGCGGCAAGGGCAATAATCTGATTCTGGAGCAGATCAACAACGGAAACGAGACGATCCCGCTGCGAATGGCTCCGCTCGTACTGTTCGGCACGCTGGTAACCCATCTCTTCGGCGGGTCGGCCGGCCGTGAAGGGACGGCGGTACAGATGGGCGGCAGTCTCGCTGAATGGTTCGGCAGAGCGCTGCGCGTCAGCCCGGCCGACCGCCGGATTTTGCTGATCTGCGGCATCAGCGGCGGCTTCGGCTCCATCTTCGGAACGCCTCTTGCGGGCACGGTGTTCGGGCTGGAAGTGCTGGCAATCGGGCTGATCTCGCATGAGGCGCTGATTCCTGCCTTCGTCGCCAGCTTTATCGGCAATCTCGTAACGACCGAGTTCTGGGGCGTCTCCCATATTCACTACCATATCGGTACAGTTCCTGCTCTGACGGCAGTGGTCGTCTTCAAGGTTGTGATCGCTTCGGTTCTGTTCGGGCTGGCCAGCACGCTGTTCAGCGAATTGACCCATGCGCTTAAGCGTTGGTATACGAAGCTGTTCAAGAACCCCATGCTCAAGAGCGCGGTCGGCGGACTTGTGGTGATTGCGCTTGTGTACATCGTCGGAACCCGGGATTATCTGGGGCTTGGCATTCCGCTGATCCAGCAGTCTTTCACGGAGCTGGTTACGCCGTTTGCCTTTTTGGGCAAGCTGGTGTTTACTTCATTGACGCTCGGGGCGGGCTTTCAAGGCGGCGAGGTGACGCCGCTGTTCGCGATCGGAGCTACGCTCGGCAACGCGCTGTCCGGCTTCCTGCATCTGTACGCGCCGTTTCTCGCAGGACTCGGCTTCATCGCCGTATTCTGCGGGGCGGCCAATACGCCGATCGCCTGCTTCCTGATGGGCATTGAGCTGTTCGGCTCGGAAGCCGCGATCTATATGTTCATCGCCTGCCTGATCAGCTATCTGTTCTCGGGGCATACCGGCATTTACACCTCGCAGCAGATTGGAACGTCCAAAAGCGCCATCCTCCGCATTCCCGGGGGCGCGACATTGGGCACGGTCAGGGATCTTATAAAGAAAAACAGGCAGAAATAG
- a CDS encoding MarR family winged helix-turn-helix transcriptional regulator, which yields MDMAEYGGLVTGWLALTHMQANTAGKLEQALQEKHKMSLKEFYMLLFLSEAPGKKLRLQQLESMVGLSQSAMSRLVSRFEAKGCGALQRHICEADRRSVYTSLTPLGQEKVDRAYGTFQSVLLESLPVRELEQTLRALLNAKNADAGT from the coding sequence ATGGATATGGCAGAATACGGCGGTCTTGTGACCGGCTGGCTGGCTCTGACGCATATGCAGGCGAACACGGCAGGCAAGCTGGAGCAGGCGCTGCAGGAGAAGCATAAGATGTCCCTGAAGGAATTTTATATGCTGCTGTTCTTATCGGAAGCCCCGGGCAAAAAGTTGCGTCTGCAGCAGCTGGAGTCTATGGTGGGCCTCAGCCAGAGCGCGATGTCCCGGCTGGTCAGCCGGTTTGAAGCCAAAGGCTGCGGCGCGCTCCAGAGGCATATTTGCGAGGCGGACCGCCGGAGTGTCTACACCTCGCTGACGCCGCTGGGACAGGAGAAGGTGGACCGGGCGTACGGAACGTTCCAGTCCGTGCTGCTGGAATCGCTGCCTGTCCGGGAGCTTGAGCAGACGCTGCGTGCGCTGCTGAATGCCAAGAACGCCGATGCCGGCACTTGA
- a CDS encoding YidH family protein, whose translation MKDRENESAYIQQHLANERTYLAWIRTAIALVGLGFLAAGLVFRESRYSGVGHITAAVAGILSVLLGGGVVAGATIDYLRKREGINKGQFVSASLLIRVLFISLSVIEMLLIVLVILMLVA comes from the coding sequence ATGAAAGATCGGGAGAATGAATCGGCGTACATCCAGCAGCATCTGGCGAACGAGCGGACTTACCTGGCCTGGATACGGACGGCGATTGCTTTGGTGGGTCTTGGGTTTCTGGCGGCGGGGCTTGTGTTCCGCGAAAGCCGGTACAGCGGAGTCGGCCATATCACGGCTGCGGTTGCCGGCATTCTGTCGGTGCTTCTTGGCGGCGGAGTGGTGGCGGGAGCGACCATAGATTATTTGCGCAAAAGAGAGGGGATCAACAAAGGACAGTTTGTGTCCGCCTCCTTGTTGATTCGTGTGCTGTTCATCAGTCTCAGCGTGATCGAGATGCTGCTGATTGTGCTCGTCATCTTGATGCTGGTTGCGTAG
- a CDS encoding MFS transporter: MEKERLWNRHFLSICFSSFFIFTTFYILVVTLPSFVLGELKGSGQNIGLVTTVFVIAAVIVRPLTGRWLDEISRKGIIAGSLLLFAVCSVLYLLVHSYGMLLALRFVHGISFGIAATATSAVVLDLIPEKRKGEGIGYFTLFMSLAMVIGPYIGLTITEYLSYRVLFAAISVFAVLAGVFGLLAQIPPRVSRPDTLGSWNIRRYFEFKAIPVSLSGFVLAFAYGSMSTFISVYAKSIGLGNVASYFFIVFAALVLISRPFTGRLYDRRGAHILVYPGILLFMIGMIWLSRVTTAPAFLATAGLVGLGYGAILPSFQTLAIQSAPMHRRALATSTYFVLFDLGFGLGSYLLGIIAARTDYRKMYLCAGLITSLALIFYYFLHHRLQKPVKESALESLS, encoded by the coding sequence TTGGAGAAAGAGCGTTTGTGGAACCGTCATTTTCTGTCGATATGCTTCAGCAGTTTTTTTATTTTTACCACCTTCTACATTCTTGTCGTGACGCTGCCTTCCTTCGTGCTGGGAGAGCTTAAGGGGAGCGGGCAAAATATCGGGCTTGTGACGACCGTATTCGTCATCGCCGCCGTCATCGTCCGTCCGCTTACAGGGCGCTGGCTGGACGAAATAAGCCGAAAGGGGATTATCGCGGGTTCGCTGCTGCTGTTCGCGGTCTGCTCCGTGCTGTACCTGCTGGTGCACAGCTACGGGATGCTGCTCGCGCTGCGCTTCGTTCATGGCATCTCCTTCGGCATCGCCGCCACCGCTACCTCGGCCGTCGTGCTCGACCTCATTCCGGAGAAGCGCAAGGGAGAAGGGATCGGCTACTTCACGCTGTTCATGAGCCTGGCGATGGTTATCGGCCCTTATATCGGCCTGACGATTACCGAATACCTGAGCTACCGGGTCCTGTTCGCTGCGATCAGCGTCTTCGCCGTGCTTGCCGGAGTCTTCGGCCTGCTCGCTCAAATTCCTCCCCGCGTATCCCGGCCGGACACGCTAGGCAGCTGGAATATCCGGCGGTACTTCGAATTTAAAGCTATTCCGGTGTCGCTGTCGGGCTTCGTGCTGGCCTTCGCCTACGGCTCCATGTCGACGTTTATTTCCGTCTATGCCAAATCGATAGGGCTGGGGAATGTCGCCAGCTATTTCTTCATCGTGTTCGCGGCGCTGGTGCTGATCTCCCGTCCCTTCACCGGGCGTCTGTATGACCGGAGAGGCGCGCATATTCTCGTGTATCCCGGCATCTTGCTGTTCATGATCGGCATGATCTGGCTGAGCCGGGTTACGACGGCCCCCGCTTTTCTGGCAACCGCCGGTCTGGTCGGCCTCGGGTACGGCGCCATTCTGCCGAGCTTCCAGACGCTGGCCATCCAGTCCGCTCCGATGCACCGGCGCGCGCTGGCAACCAGCACCTATTTCGTACTGTTCGATCTCGGCTTCGGCCTCGGCTCCTACCTGCTCGGCATCATCGCCGCGCGGACCGATTACCGGAAGATGTATCTGTGCGCGGGCCTCATCACCTCGCTGGCGCTGATCTTCTATTACTTCCTGCATCACCGCCTGCAGAAGCCGGTTAAGGAATCCGCACTGGAGAGCTTGTCTTAA